GAAGCCATAATTGTTTTCCTTCACTTAGCTGGTATTAAGGGACACTGGGTGAACCTAGCAGAGAAAGAGCTGAAGATTTAGGACTAGAAGTTGTAGGATGGCAGGAGAGGTGGAGGACCGCCTAGGGTCTCACTTCCTGCTAAGATGGGTGGTTGAGGCTGAGTGTCCTGTGCCAACAGGAGGAGGCTGAGCCCTGTGAAAATCTACTTAGGCTTTTCCCTTAACCTTGTGCCAGGTTGGTGGAGATGAGTGGACAAGACCCTCTCAATCTCTTGGATCTTGCAGCACAGAGCCTGCGGAATGAGAAGGCCTCAGCTGTACGTGACCTGGAAGAGCTCCCTGTGGGCCTTTTCCCAACTCTGTCCACAGCAGCCTTTGATGGGGGACACACGAAGACTGTGACAGCAATGGTGCAGGCCTGGCCCTTTCCCTGCCTCCGTCTGGGACCGTTAAGAGATCAGTCAAGAACTCAAGACCTCTTGGAAGCCGTCCTGGATGGGCTGGAATTGGTTCCTCCTAACGCAGTTTGGCCCAGGTAACTGGAGAGTTGGGGTGCTGGTAGGGGCACAGTGAATTGCAGAAGTGGGAGCTGGATTCAGGGATGTGGAGTCCAAGCATGTGCTAGCCTCTCCTGGTGGTGCAGCATCTGTCATCATGAGGCCCTGAGGCCATTGTCAGAGTCCCTCCGTGAAGAGAGTCCTGGCATAGTTCAGAGCTGATCATGCTACTGAGGTGGTTAAGAGTGTGGCTGGGTTCCTGGGTGGTATCCCGGCAACGTATAATGTGGGGAAGCAAGGAGGGCACCTAGAAGGCGTAGTGGAcggcagagggcagggctgctggTTGGCACAGTGGTGGGTCCCCAGGGTCTGCCGCTGCTGCTGGTCTCCTGCCGGCCCCGCTCTACAGGCCTGAAATTCCTCATGTCTGCTCTCCTCCTCATTCCCCACAGGAGATCAAAGCTGAAGGTGCTGGATTTTACCCATGACGTTGAGCACTCCAACTGGGAGGAGTGCTCGGAGGCTACTCCTGCACCCTTTGTCATCACTCACATGCTAGAAGAGCCGGAGGCGGACAAGCTGACACCCAGTTACAAAGAACGGCCTTAGCATCACCGAGAACCCGAGGAAATACACAGAGACCTTTTCCTAGGTGGTTTGTTCGGCTTCTTCCACCTGTCTGGGTTCCCCTCGTACATACTCCAGAGAGTCGAGAAGAACCATGGCGGTCTGCGCCTCCACTGTCAGACACTGGTCATTGTCCAAGTGCCATTCCTCAGCCTTGTCGAGATCCTGGGGATGCTGGAGCTGGAGACCATCCGGGAGCTGAGGCTTCATTACAGGAGTACGTTCTGCTCCCGTTCTGACCTAATCCAGTTTTTTTACCCGCGCAAGGGTAAATGAGCAACCTGGGCAACCTCATCATGAACGACATCCCCTGGGATTTCCCTGCAGACTGTTTCTTTTTGCTGAGTCCACTGGGCCGCCTCTAGAAGCTCCATCTCATCTTTGGCTGTCTCTCGGGCCAGCTGCATAAGATGCTGAGTGAGTGTGCGACAAGTCCCTCTGAAGGGCCAGGGGCCAGGATCCCTGGAGTCTTCCCTGAACCCCGCTGCGTCGGAGCAGAGACAAGCCTGGATTTCCAATCCTGTGAGGCCGCAGAGTCACTGAGGACACAGACTGCAAGGCTGAGGTCTCGGACCAGCCAGTGGCTGTCGATTGCTATAGAAGAGAGAGATGCAGGTCTGAAAT
The genomic region above belongs to Canis lupus familiaris isolate Mischka breed German Shepherd unplaced genomic scaffold, alternate assembly UU_Cfam_GSD_1.0 chrUn_S1377H1558, whole genome shotgun sequence and contains:
- the LOC119878287 gene encoding melanoma antigen preferentially expressed in tumors-like isoform X2 encodes the protein MSGQDPLNLLDLAAQSLRNEKASAVRDLEELPVGLFPTLSTAAFDGGHTKTVTAMVQAWPFPCLRLGPLRDQSRTQDLLEAVLDGLELVPPNAVWPRRSKLKVLDFTHDVEHSNWEECSEATPAPFVITHMLEEPEADKLTPSYKERP
- the LOC119878287 gene encoding melanoma antigen preferentially expressed in tumors-like isoform X1; protein product: MTACPELHLVRLVEMSGQDPLNLLDLAAQSLRNEKASAVRDLEELPVGLFPTLSTAAFDGGHTKTVTAMVQAWPFPCLRLGPLRDQSRTQDLLEAVLDGLELVPPNAVWPRRSKLKVLDFTHDVEHSNWEECSEATPAPFVITHMLEEPEADKLTPSYKERP